The Candidatus Latescibacterota bacterium sequence TGACCGATTTTCCAACAGCCAGCCGAACCGTCTGCATCACGCTGAGTATCGGACATGGGCAAGCTCCGTTATAGAATCCTAGAACAACAAGAGAGGCAAGCAGGAATACGATACGCAAGCCTCTGGTCTGTTTCGACCGCAGACAAAACCCCGCGGCGATCGAAGCGAGGATGGCTATGGTGCCCCACTTGAGGTTCCTGGTGAAAAAGGGTCGTGTCTGGATAACAGCAGTTGGCGATGTTGCCGAGGAGTCGTCCTCTATGACGGCATTCGCCTTGTCCAGAGGAAGAAAATCATCTGAATCCTGGGCAAAGGCCACACCAGTCCCTGCAAGAAAGGAGAATACGAGAAAGGCAGTCAGCATCTTGATGATAATCGTATTATTCATCTTTATTGCCGGGGTCCCTTCTTCTGTCAGGGATAAATTCCAGCGAAGACTTGCCACCCATGCGTTCACATATTCTCTCGGCGGTAAGGGTCACAGCTCCGTTATTACCATCGTCTTTTATTAAAACCATCATCTTTCTCTCCGCCACAACCGGCCTGTCCTTGAGCTTTTTCCATTTCGTCGCGGCGATTATCTCGGCGCCCGAGGCGTGGAATTCCGTGTCGGTGATCTCTACATGGCAGTTACCGTGCGTCAGGGTGAGGGAAAAGAGGACTGTGACAGTGTCCCCGGGGGCGAAGGTCTCCTTATCGCCGTCAATGACTTTCAATTCCATCCAGCACGCTGCCGCCGGTGAGACAGACAGGACGAGGACGGCAAGTGCGAGGGAGAAAAGAAGGGCTTTGCTGTTGTTATTTGCCTCGATAAGTGATGTCAGAAATCTCATGTCAGCCTCCTCGCAGGGGATATTTTATTAATAATGGCTCCTGAATACTTTGTTATCAAGATAGTTTTAATCTTACTCTCTTCCAGAGTATGTGCAGGTCCTCGAGTATCAGATAGAGACAGGGGATCAAAAGGAGTGTAATCACCGTTCCAAACAATACTCCGTATCCGAGGCCCGCAGCCATGGGAATCAGGAACTTCGCCTGCAGACTGCGCTCCAGAAGCATGGGGATCAGTCCTCCGAACGTAGTGATCGAAGTAAGGATAATCGCCCGGAACCTCAGCTTTCCGGCAGAAGTTATAGCCTCAAAATGTGTCTTTCCGTTCCCGCGGAGCCTGTTAGTCGCCTCAATGAGGACGAGTGAGTCGTTGACTACTACTCCCGAGAGGCCGACTATGCCGAACAGACTCATCATACTGATATCGAATCCCATGATGATATGGCCGAAAATCGCTCCGACGATCCCGAAGGGTATGGCAACCATGACGATCGCCGGCTGGGCGAATGACTTGAATGGAATGGCCAGGAGAGCATATATGATGAAAAGAGCTATAATGAAGGATTTGAGCACCGAGTCCATGAATTCTTTGTCTCTGCGGCCCGCTCCTTCGATCATGAATCTTACTTCAGGATACTGATGCCGGATCTCCGGGAGTATACTGGCTTCGAGTTCTCCATTCACTACGCTTGCATTGGCCTGAGCTTCGTCTATGTCGGCTGTAACAGCGATCACACGGCGCCTGTCGGTCCGGTTGATCGTGGCGTATCCCTGCTTGAGCTCGACTTCAGCTACCTGGTTGAAGGGGACTTCCACCTGGCCGGGGATCCTGATCCGCATCCGGTCTATCGAGTCGAGAGTCTTTCTCTCCTTGTCAGGATAGCGGACGAGGACCTTGACCTCGTCGATTCCTCGCTGGAGCCTGAGAGCCTCGCTGCCGTAGAATGCCGATCTCACCTGCCTAGCAAGGTCACTCAATGTGAGGCCGAGACTTCTGGCTTCGGGCTTGAGTCTCAGCTGGAGTTCGTCTTTTCCCGGCATGAAATCGTCGTTTATATCAGTAATGCCGGGGAATTCCCCAAGTTCTTTCTTCATTGCTTCGACAGCTTCGAGAAGAGCCTCGTGGTTGTCAGAGGAAAGGTGAACCTCGACTGGAGAGTCCATAGCACGCAATTGCCCGATAAAAGTCACAGATTCTGCCTCAGGGATAATGCCGACTTTCTTTCTCCATGCCTGTGCCAGTTTCGATGCCTGGTAATCTCTCTCCTCGCCTTCGAGGAGCTGGATATGGACCTGAGCCAGGTGGCCTCCGCTGGTGCTCGCCCCTCCGGGGCCCATTCCACCCATATGTACACCTATCAGAGAATAGTATTCCTTCATGACCGATTTATGTTCAGGGCGGCTCTCGTCAACTTCTTTCAATGCCTCTATCGCACAGTTTTCGATGTAATCGAGGACTTCCTCCGTCTTTTCGACCGGGGTACTGGAAGGCATCACGATAGAGCATACCAGATTGTCGGCTTCGATCTTGGGGAAGAGGGAGAACTTCATCCTGCCGCTGGTGAAGAGGCTGGCTGTGGTGATAAGAGTAAAGATACCAATAGCGACCACAACATATCTCCACTTAAGGCAGAGCTTTAAAAAGTTATCATAAGGGCCTTTAATAAAACGTTTTAGAGCCTTGTCGGTAAAAGCTAAAATTCTGTTGTCCTTTTCGTGGTCGGTGCCTGAGAACTTGCTTCTGGCAAGGTGGCCCGGCAGGATAAAGAGAGCTTCTACCAGGGATCCCACAAGGACAAGGATCACCACGATAGGAATATTTTTCATGAATTTGCCGCGAACGCCAGGGATCATCAACAGAGGGTAGAAGGCTGCAACCGTAGTGAGTACGGCGAAGATCACGGGCCTGGATACCTGTACGGCTCCGTCTACAGCACCCTGGATGCCACTGAGGCCATTTTCTCTCTTGCGATAGATGTTTTCGCCTATGACGATGGCGTCGTCAACTACGATTCCCAGGATAAGGATGAAGGCAAAGAGGGAGATAAGGTTGATCGATACTCCGAAAAATGGGAGAAGCCAGAGGCCAGTGGCAAAGGATATGGGAATACCCAGGGTCACCCAGAAAGCAAGCTTTGGATTGAGAAAGAGGCCAAGGATGACTATGACCAGAATGAGTCCGAGGGCCATGTTTCTGATGAGCAGGCTCAACCTGTCTTTCAATATCTTCGACGCGTCATTGAAGAAACTGATCTCTATGCCTTCGGGCAGATCGTCGCGGATACTGGCGATGTATTCTTTGACAGAAGTCGCTACACCGAGGGCGCTCTGGTCAGCGACTCTGTAGATTTCGATGAAGACGGCCGGTTTTCCCCTTGTGGAAAGGGTCAACTCGGTGTCTTCGAATCCATCGGAGAGGTCGGCAAGCTGTCCAAGTGTGACCTTGCTTCCGTCCGGATTCCTGATAATCGTGATATCGGAGTATTCTGACGCGTAGTAACGGCGGCCCTTTGTCCTGATCATCAACGTTCCGTCTTTTGACTTTATCGATCCGGCTGGAAGATCCAGGCTTTCCCTTGTCACCGCAGCTGCTACCTGATCGAGAGTCAGTCCATACCTGCGAAGGGTCGATTCGGAGATATCGATATGGATCTCTCCGCGTTTCACTCCGAAAAGTTCCACGAGAGTGATACCGGGCATCGTCGTAAGGTCGTCCTTGATCTTTTCCGCGAGGTTTTTGATCGTCCACTCTGGTGCGTCACCGAACAGGGCCAGGTTGATGACCTGGCTCTTGCGTATGACCTGGCGTATGACCGGTTTTTCAGCTTCATTCGGGAAGGTACGTATTCTGTCGACCTCTGCCTTGACATCGTTGACAAGAGTCTCTATATCCCAGCCATCGATGACTTCGATCGTGACCGTTCCGAAACTTTCTCTCGCCGCGGATGTGATCCTGTCGATTCCGGCAAGGCCCGCTATATTCTCTTCGATCCTCCTGACGATTGCCTCCTCGACTTCTTCGGGGGAGGCGCCTGGATACTCCATCGAGATCGAGATCATGTCCAGGGAGAATTCGGGGAATGTCTCAATTTTTACCGATTGTGCTGTTAGAAACCCGGCAAGTAGAAGGAAGACCATGAGCAGGTTGGCAGCAACATGGTTCTCTGCGAACCATTTGATCATTCCTTTCATCGTTTTGCCGATCCTTTCCTGCCGCGAAGCCTGACCTGCATACTATCGGTTACGACCTTAATCGGAGTAAGGATGACTTTATCGCCGAATTCTATGCCCGACTCAATAAGGGCCATGTCACCCTCGTAGCGTGTCAGAACGACTTTTCTGAAACGCAGGCGATCTTCGCCCTCAAGGATCCATACCGAATTATTATCATGCACCGCGCTTCTTGGAAGCAGGACAGAGTTTTCAATCTCATGACCGGATATCTCCACTTTCGCGAAAAGACCCATGGCAAGAGGTGGCCTGGCGGAATATGGTTGATCGATCCGAACGACCACATTGATCATCCTGGTACGTTCATCCAGTATTCCTTCTGCCCTCATCACCGTGGCCTTCCAGCTGAGAGTCTGTCCGGCGATCTCGGCGTAGACCATCGCGGGACTACCCTCTTCGTCATCGCTCGTGAAACCGGGAATGGAGAGCCAGGACAACTCTTCTGTGGCAAGAGGCACAGATATCTCGGCGGCTTCTGTGGAAAATATTGAACCGAGTGGCGCGCCGACAGGCACGAACTGTCCCAGGTCTATGTTCTTTCTGCTGACAATACCGTCGAAAGGCGCTTTCATAGATGTTCTCTCGAGGTTGAGCCCGGCCTTTTCCAGATCCGCCCGGCCGGCTTCAAGCGCTGCTTCGGCAGCGGCAAGCTGAGGTATCTTTGCAACGAGAGGGGGGGGAGAACCGGCATTTTCTTCGTCTCTGCTCAGACGCCATTCCTCAACTGCTATTTCGGCCTCCTCATCCATTATCTGGAGTTTACTCTCCAGGTCCTTGACCCTGGCTTGCGCTGACTTTACCGCCAGTTCGTAGTCCACTGGATCGATCCTTAGAAGGACATCGTCTTTGGCGAATGATCCTCCGTCCACAAGGGCAGAGGAGACGTATAGCACTTTTCCGCCGACCTGGGGAACCAGGTCGATAGATCTCAGCGGGGTGACCGTACCTTCACCGGAGATGACGACCTTTCTGGCGGATGGTTCGGCCTTCAGGACAGAGACCACGGGCTCGGGAATTCTGAAGTCACGCCGGGCTACTTCCTTCTTTGTGGCCATCATCACTTTAAAAATGGTTATGCCGACAAAGATTATGAGAAGTGTGACGACCAGCTGGAAAAGCTTCGGTCTATCCTGTCTGAACCGGGTCAATAATCCGGGTCTGTCCATGTTATGATCATTCCTTTCATCAGTCATTGTTCACATCGTCAATACCGGGCCACCTGCCAGCGAGGGCACGGTGAAGGGTCACTCTGTTCGTAAGGATCGAGAGGTCGACCAGGAGAAGGTTTTCCTCTGCCTGGTACCGTGCCTGCATCGCGTCGAGAACAGAAAGGTATCCTGAAATACCTCTTTCGTAACGGGCGGAGGCTATTCTCTCGACTTCTCTGGCTTTATTAACAAATATCAAGATCTTTTCTCTTTTCTCTATCTGTCTGTCGCGTGTGAGAAGCGTGCTTTCCACTTCGGCGAATGCCTGAAGCACGGTCTTTGCGTAGTCGATTGCCGACTGTTCGTATTGAGCCCATGCCACGTTTTTCGCGGCGATCAGTTTTCCTGAATTAAACAACGGCTGGGTCACTCCGGCGACGAGATTCCAGAGTATATTATCGGGAGTGAACAGGTCCGAGAGCTCCTCGCTTGTGTAACCATAACTGCCAGTCAGTGAGATCCGCGGAAAGAGATTCGATTTCGCCACACCGACTCGGGCCGCCGCTGAGTGAAGCCTCGCTTCAGCCGCAAGGATATCCGGTCTTTTTTCCAGGAGATCTGAAGGCAGGCCCGGTGGAACGGGGGAGAGGTCCAGTCTGTAATCATCCGTAGCCGGGGAATGAGTTTTAGATGATGGGTACCTGCCGACCAGGACGGAAAGTCTCTGTCTGGCTGTGCCCAGATTCTGGTGGAGTTGCGGCAGGGTCGATTCGGCCTGTGCCAGAGTCCTCTCGGCCTGTTTGAGTTCCAGGATCGAAGCGATACCTCTTTCATATCGAGACCTGACGATTCGGAGGCTTTTTCCGGCCGCACTGATATTTTCTTCTGAGAGCATTATACGTTTTTCAGAAGTCGAGAGCTGAATATACAGCGAGACTGTCTCGCTGATCATGGAATGCATTATTGTCCGGCGGTTTTCCCTTGAGGCAAGAAGAGTAGCCCTGGCCGCTTCCTCGGCCCTGGAAAGTCTTCCCCAGAGATCGATCTCGAAGGCAGCCGCGGCAGAGGCGTTGTAGCTCTCGCTCTCTCTTTCAGAAGTCATACCTGGAATCGATGTAGCCGGCATGTACTGACGTTGATAACTGCCGCTCAGATTTATCGAGGGGAGACGGTCGGCTCGGGACTGAGTGACATACGAACTGAATTCGCGAACTACAGCCGTTGCCCTGCGGATATCCAGATTGCCAGCGATCGTCTCTTCCACAAGCCTGTCCAGTCCTGGATCACCGAATGTGTGCCACCAGGCAGTGCCATCGTATGACATGGTGGTGTCTGTCGCGAGATTCTCATACGATATCGGGACTTCGACGGTTTCCGGCCTCTCGTGATCGGGCCCGGCTTTTAAGAATGGGACCGAACAGGAGGCGAGTAATACGGAAAAGGCCACAAGTGCTATCGCGATCGATATCCTGAATCCACTCAGTTCGATCTTTCCGAGTCTATGCATTGTTATTTTCAATCCGTTCATCCTGTCTCTCTCCGAAAATCATTATTTTGTTATTGAGCCGGCCCAGGTTACTGACCAGCAGGGCTTACAGGAATATACACGATACGTACACATCATGGAACAGTGTTGTTTTATGCCAACCCATGATCCATAGGTGTGGTATCCGGTAATGAATCCGGAAGTATCACCCATCACCTCGAGGCGGAGGAGGCTTGCCGATATTCGAACGGTTTCTTCTGCCGCGCGGCCTACCCCTGAACCTTTTCATCCTTTCTTCCAGTTCTTTCTTTCTTCTGTCAAATTCTATTCTTTGTCCTTTGTCGAGGACTGCTCTGACTTCCGTCATCTGATGTTCGATGTTTGTCTCCATTTTCAGGAAGAACTCGGAGGAGAGCTTATCGATATCCGGTTTGACAGACGTCAGGATGCTGTCTATCTTCGCGCGTTGCGTTGAAGTGATGTCGATTCCCCGAATCGTCTCCATCACAAGTCTGTGCTGGGCCCTTCCCGGGCCGCCACGCATGAATCCCTCGAACTGACGCCTGATGACGATGTTCGAAGTGACGACTCCGACAACCGCTCCGAGAAGGAATATCGTGACCAGACCGGACCATACCTTGAGGTTTTTCATTTTCGGTCTCCTAAACGAATGGTGGGGAGATGATGAATCCCACCGGATCTTCCAGCATCATAATGGCAAGGTCACCGAGTGTCGTCATATCCGACCTGACGGCGTAGAGGACGAATAACAGGGCGAATGCCGCAGCCACGGCTGTAAAACGCCAGATGAACATTCCCTGGGAAAACAACCAGTTGTTCTCCTTCGCCGGGTCCGTATCCATAAGACGGATCTCCCTCATCACTCCTGCGCGCCATGAGTCATCGGTATCAAGGGTACGGTTCTTCTTCCATACTCTTTTCATCGATTCTTCGATCCTCTCAAAACCCGATTTTTTCATTTTCATTCATCTCACCCCTTTCACATCATTGTCCTCAATGATCTTTCTGAGTTTCTTGCGGGCACGGAAAGCCCTTATTTTGACTTTGCCCTGGCTCCAGCCAAGGATCTCAGCGGTTTCCTTTATGGAGTATTCATCCAGATGCACGAGCTCCACTACAGCCCGGTCGTCTGGATGAAGCCTCGAAAGGGCAATTCCGAGGACATCGCCTGCCAGCCTTTCGGATTCGTCCGATTCATGATTCCAGGACGATTCGGCAGTCGCAGTATTCTCGATCCATTGTACATGTTCTTCACTAAGCGAGTTCATCGGTATTTCCCTGTTCCTGTATCTTTTTCTCCAGTGATCATGACATGTCCTTACTGCCACTTTTGCCAGCCAGTGCGAGAAGGGGCTTTCTCCTCTAAACCGGGGGAGAGACTTGTACGCCCTGATAAAGACCTCGTGCGCCACTTCTTCAGCTTCCCCGGGAGAGACCCGTTTCATGACGATCCCGAAAACGTGATCTCTGTATCGGTCCAGCAGGATCCCGAAGGCGTCTTTGTCGCCTTCGAGGATCCTGCCTATTACCTCCATGTCTTCCAGTTTCGACGAGTCTTTCACTGTCACCATCCGGAAAGGGGGTGTTATCTCTGATCAGCGTCGAGATCCGTCTCTTCGGCTACCACGCATGGATCGCATCATCTCACGTCTTTCTGCTGCCAACTTTCTGTATGTCTCCATCTGTTCGGGAGTGAGGATGGAGGAAAGTTCTTTTTCGGTCTCTGCGTGGATATCATCCATACGGTCCCGTATCCTGTCCATGTCCCGGCGCTTGCCCTCGTCCATCATGGAACGGATCTTTTCCATCTGGTTGTCTACGATCTTTCTGACTTTTTCAGTCTGATCTTCTTTTAATCCCAGGTTCTCTACCATCTCGGAAAAGTGTTCGTCCCTGTTTTCGTCATTAAATCCACGCCTGGCGTAGCGCCTGTCCTCCTGGTCCCGGCCTCTTCCAGTCATCGGCCCACCGCGGTGATGTCTTGAGATCTCCCTGAATGCCTCTGCCTTGTCCGGCCCAAGCACATCTTCTACCCGGCAGCGAGTCTCCCGGTTGAGTCTTCCGAATTCCATCCTGCGCGAACGCCTGCCTTTTCTGTTGTTATCGTCGAATCGCCTGGCGATTCCCTTTCTTCCCTTCCTGTATTCTCTGAATATCTGACTTATTTCCTTTTCCTGTTCCTCGGTAAGATCGAGCTTTGACTTTACTTCTGTAAGGACCTTTGTGAAATCTTCCGAGTCATCCATCTGTCCCGCTGTGGTGTCTGCTTCCTGAGCGAGCAGGGGAGCAGCCAGGATCATCAGGCCAAGGATCGCTGTAACGATCGTTCTTGAGTTCTTCATCTCAGGCTTCCTTTCGTTTTGCCTGTCGGGGCCGCCGGTTCGCGTCCGGTCCGGTCATGCATCGCGCCTTCTGGCCCGCAGGCTATTATAGGCTTCTCTTTCCATACATGCCCAGAGTTTATTGAGCGTCTATCCGCTATCTCCGGGTATCTGGAAATATTGTCGTGGACTATCCAGGTACGGTTTCAGGGAAATTCAAATAAATTGAAAAAAATAGAAAATCGGGGTTGACAATGGGATCAAAGGGTGTTAAATTTTACACATGTTGAATTGTTAGCATAGTAATCCCTGCCTTCGTCCGTGGCCGGACTTGGATAGGCAAAGGAGCAGAGGATGAGCGACAAACCAAAGATCAGTGAATTGACAAAACGCGAGCGAGAGATCATGGAAGTTATCTACGACCTTGGGAGTGCTTCGGCTGTCCAGGTAGTCGAGAACCTTCCTGGAAAGCCGGTCAACGCGACCATCAGAACCATGCTTGGTGTACTTGAAGAGAAAGGTTTTCTCAGCCATGAAAGGGATAAGGGGCGCTATATCTATTCCCCGACCATTCCTCTTAAACAGGCGAGAAGCAATGCGCTCGACCATGTTGTCGATACATTCTTCAAGGGAGCCGAGGCGAGCGCGGTGATCTCGATCCTCAAGAAATCCGAGGCGAACCTGTCAGAGAGTGACGCCGATATGATGCTCGATCTTATCAAGAGGTCGAGGAAGGAAGGTCGATAGAGATGTCTTCATTCCTCAATGCTATTTTAGTAGAGACACCGTGGGCTGCTCTTTTGAGGTTTCTCATTGATGTGACGATCAAGAGTGGACTTATCATCGGAGTCGCCTCTATAGCTACATTGCTTCTTCGCAGGAATTCTGCATATATAAGAAATATGGTGTGGGGATTTGCCCTGGCCGGACTTCTGCTGATGCCGGTCCTGTCATTTATGGCACCCGTATGGAACCTCCCGATCATTCCCGAACCTGGTTCGTGGGGAACGACCTCCTATACTCCGGAGTACACGAAACTCGATCAGGATTCGCTCGTGGGGCCTCCTTTCCATGATAAATCGGCTTCTCTGTCTGCAGCAGATGAGGCCGGCCTTTCATCACCGATGAATATCCCATGGTATGCCTGGTGCATTTTCACCTGGCTGGCGG is a genomic window containing:
- a CDS encoding efflux RND transporter permease subunit encodes the protein MKGMIKWFAENHVAANLLMVFLLLAGFLTAQSVKIETFPEFSLDMISISMEYPGASPEEVEEAIVRRIEENIAGLAGIDRITSAARESFGTVTIEVIDGWDIETLVNDVKAEVDRIRTFPNEAEKPVIRQVIRKSQVINLALFGDAPEWTIKNLAEKIKDDLTTMPGITLVELFGVKRGEIHIDISESTLRRYGLTLDQVAAAVTRESLDLPAGSIKSKDGTLMIRTKGRRYYASEYSDITIIRNPDGSKVTLGQLADLSDGFEDTELTLSTRGKPAVFIEIYRVADQSALGVATSVKEYIASIRDDLPEGIEISFFNDASKILKDRLSLLIRNMALGLILVIVILGLFLNPKLAFWVTLGIPISFATGLWLLPFFGVSINLISLFAFILILGIVVDDAIVIGENIYRKRENGLSGIQGAVDGAVQVSRPVIFAVLTTVAAFYPLLMIPGVRGKFMKNIPIVVILVLVGSLVEALFILPGHLARSKFSGTDHEKDNRILAFTDKALKRFIKGPYDNFLKLCLKWRYVVVAIGIFTLITTASLFTSGRMKFSLFPKIEADNLVCSIVMPSSTPVEKTEEVLDYIENCAIEALKEVDESRPEHKSVMKEYYSLIGVHMGGMGPGGASTSGGHLAQVHIQLLEGEERDYQASKLAQAWRKKVGIIPEAESVTFIGQLRAMDSPVEVHLSSDNHEALLEAVEAMKKELGEFPGITDINDDFMPGKDELQLRLKPEARSLGLTLSDLARQVRSAFYGSEALRLQRGIDEVKVLVRYPDKERKTLDSIDRMRIRIPGQVEVPFNQVAEVELKQGYATINRTDRRRVIAVTADIDEAQANASVVNGELEASILPEIRHQYPEVRFMIEGAGRRDKEFMDSVLKSFIIALFIIYALLAIPFKSFAQPAIVMVAIPFGIVGAIFGHIIMGFDISMMSLFGIVGLSGVVVNDSLVLIEATNRLRGNGKTHFEAITSAGKLRFRAIILTSITTFGGLIPMLLERSLQAKFLIPMAAGLGYGVLFGTVITLLLIPCLYLILEDLHILWKRVRLKLS
- a CDS encoding efflux RND transporter periplasmic adaptor subunit, which gives rise to MTDERNDHNMDRPGLLTRFRQDRPKLFQLVVTLLIIFVGITIFKVMMATKKEVARRDFRIPEPVVSVLKAEPSARKVVISGEGTVTPLRSIDLVPQVGGKVLYVSSALVDGGSFAKDDVLLRIDPVDYELAVKSAQARVKDLESKLQIMDEEAEIAVEEWRLSRDEENAGSPPPLVAKIPQLAAAEAALEAGRADLEKAGLNLERTSMKAPFDGIVSRKNIDLGQFVPVGAPLGSIFSTEAAEISVPLATEELSWLSIPGFTSDDEEGSPAMVYAEIAGQTLSWKATVMRAEGILDERTRMINVVVRIDQPYSARPPLAMGLFAKVEISGHEIENSVLLPRSAVHDNNSVWILEGEDRLRFRKVVLTRYEGDMALIESGIEFGDKVILTPIKVVTDSMQVRLRGRKGSAKR
- a CDS encoding efflux transporter outer membrane subunit; this encodes MNGLKITMHRLGKIELSGFRISIAIALVAFSVLLASCSVPFLKAGPDHERPETVEVPISYENLATDTTMSYDGTAWWHTFGDPGLDRLVEETIAGNLDIRRATAVVREFSSYVTQSRADRLPSINLSGSYQRQYMPATSIPGMTSERESESYNASAAAAFEIDLWGRLSRAEEAARATLLASRENRRTIMHSMISETVSLYIQLSTSEKRIMLSEENISAAGKSLRIVRSRYERGIASILELKQAERTLAQAESTLPQLHQNLGTARQRLSVLVGRYPSSKTHSPATDDYRLDLSPVPPGLPSDLLEKRPDILAAEARLHSAAARVGVAKSNLFPRISLTGSYGYTSEELSDLFTPDNILWNLVAGVTQPLFNSGKLIAAKNVAWAQYEQSAIDYAKTVLQAFAEVESTLLTRDRQIEKREKILIFVNKAREVERIASARYERGISGYLSVLDAMQARYQAEENLLLVDLSILTNRVTLHRALAGRWPGIDDVNND
- a CDS encoding RNA polymerase sigma factor; protein product: MKDSSKLEDMEVIGRILEGDKDAFGILLDRYRDHVFGIVMKRVSPGEAEEVAHEVFIRAYKSLPRFRGESPFSHWLAKVAVRTCHDHWRKRYRNREIPMNSLSEEHVQWIENTATAESSWNHESDESERLAGDVLGIALSRLHPDDRAVVELVHLDEYSIKETAEILGWSQGKVKIRAFRARKKLRKIIEDNDVKGVR
- a CDS encoding BlaI/MecI/CopY family transcriptional regulator, which codes for MSDKPKISELTKREREIMEVIYDLGSASAVQVVENLPGKPVNATIRTMLGVLEEKGFLSHERDKGRYIYSPTIPLKQARSNALDHVVDTFFKGAEASAVISILKKSEANLSESDADMMLDLIKRSRKEGR